In Methanosarcina siciliae T4/M, one genomic interval encodes:
- a CDS encoding Hsp20/alpha crystallin family protein: MKWPAKRSVSGPARWDPFEEIRRTQERLNQLFEDFMPMEEWGGGKVYTPAIDIMEEDDKLVVTTDLPGINKEDVEINLKEDMLEISAKTGEEKETEEEGYLRKERAYTQFYRAVRLPVGVKEEGSAAKMENGVLTISLPKAQIEEPKKKIEIE, translated from the coding sequence ATGAAATGGCCTGCTAAAAGATCAGTTTCAGGACCCGCACGCTGGGATCCTTTTGAAGAGATTAGAAGAACACAGGAACGTCTGAACCAGCTGTTTGAAGACTTCATGCCAATGGAAGAATGGGGTGGTGGAAAAGTCTACACACCTGCCATTGACATCATGGAAGAAGACGACAAGCTCGTGGTTACTACCGACCTGCCCGGAATCAACAAAGAAGACGTTGAAATCAATCTCAAAGAAGACATGCTTGAGATCAGCGCAAAGACCGGCGAGGAAAAAGAAACTGAGGAAGAAGGTTACCTGCGCAAGGAAAGGGCATATACTCAGTTTTACCGTGCCGTCCGCCTGCCGGTAGGTGTTAAAGAGGAAGGATCTGCTGCAAAAATGGAAAATGGTGTCCTGACAATTTCTCTTCCAAAAGCTCAAATTGAAGAACCGAAAAAGAAGATAGAAATTGAATGA